The region TCGTTGAAGATAATCAATCACTTCTTCGAGAGATGTTGAAGTCGTATCCACGATAGTCGCATCAATCGCTGGACGTAATGGAGCGATGGTCCGGTTCTCATCACGTTCATCGCGCAGTTGTTGTTGCTCAAGGATCTCTTCAAGCGGCACAGTTTGCCCGGAACTGCGAAGCTGAGCTTCACGCCGTTTGGCACGTTCTAACGGAGATGCCGTCAGAAAAAACTTGCAGGGAGCCTCGGGGAAAACGATGGTTCCCTGGTCTCGTCCCTCAGTGACGATATTCTGCCCCTCCGCAGCACGCCGTTGCAGTGCCACCATTTGCTCGCGCACACCTTCGATGGCTGCCACTTGAGAAGCGACTAACGTAACTTGTGGCAAGCGAATGGCCTGCGTTACATCCTGTCCATTCAGACGGATGGTTTGATCTTCGATCTGCAGGTCGGCCTGGCGAGCAAAGTTGGTCACCAGATCGTGACGAGTCAGATCCATTCCCTGCTGCAGGCATCCCCAGGCAATGGCTCGATACATCGCGCCCGTGTCCAGAAATGAAAAACCAAGCAATTGAGCCAACTTTCGAGCGGCTGTGCTCTTGCCGGTCCCTGCTGGCCCATCAATGGTAATGACAACATGACCGCCCGACATTTTCCGGGGGATCCCCTCTGGATGAGTACCGATTTCAAACGAATGCACGCCAGCATGCAGGTATCGACCGCATGGCGTCAACCATCCGTTGGAGAGATCACTCGCCAGCCACGAGATCTTCCCTGGAACTCATTGAGCGAGAATCGGCACAATCTCTGTCTGAAGTGCGCCACCAGTCACTTCTACACGTCCATTCGGGTGAATCAGCACATCGACTTCGCTGCGAACACCGAACTCTTCCAGATAGATTCCGGGCTCAATCGAGAAGCATGTCCGGGGAATCAAGGCTCGGGTTTCATGCGTCTCTAGGTTATCGATATGGGCACCATTCCCATGAACTTCCTGGCCAATGTTATGCCCTGTCCGATGGACATAGTAAGGCCCGTAGCCTGCCTTTTCGATCACTTCGCGGCAGGCATCATCGACTTCATAACCTTCAACTCGCCGGCCTGCAGCAAAAGCATCCACCACATACTGGATGGCGGCATCGCGGGCAGCAGCCACGACGTGAAAAACCTTGGTGTACTTCTCGGGAACACTCGTCCCCACATAACCCGTACGAGTTAAGTCGCTATAGACTGCCCTGGGCTTGTCGAGCTTGCCCCACAAGTCGACCAGTACGAAATCGCCTTCGCGAATGATCGTGTCGGGTAGTGAACCTGTTTCAAAATGCGGGTCACCACTATGGGCATTCACACCCACAATCGGCGGGCTGTAGGTGGTGACTCCATGAGCCTCGAAGTGATCCAGAATCGCCCGCTGGACTCGCAGTTCATCTGAGTGACCCTGGCTATTGATATCGTTGGCGATCGTCTTCCACGCCACGACATACGCGGCATCAGTGACTTTGGACGCCTCCAGATGCATGGCAATCTGCTCGTCATCCCAGACCGATTCAAACAACTGAATGAGATCTCCCGAAGAAACAACTTCCACGCCAAAAGACCGGATCAGCTCAATTGTCCCGCCATCCACGCGCGAAATGTACGGGTTACCATTCCGGGGAGCGTATTCCATGGCGATTTTTTTGCTGCCAGCTACCAGGGCCGCCATCCCCTCTTCGAACTCACTCCACTTAAGATAGATCCTTTTGTCGCCAGGTAATGCGTCGAGCACACCCGTTTCGATGCGATGTACCAGTTTTCGAGGAGTCCCTTCTTTAGGGATAAAATAGGCCCAGCGACGGCTGGTTTTTTTATCCAGCCCCAGCACACGTTCGGCCAGTACGTTTGACTTGCGAAAATCGTACAACAACCAGCCATCGACTCCCTGTTCCCGAATCGCTGCCTGAACGTCGCTGAGTGAGAACATGCCCATAAAAGATCTACCAGAAGTTAAAGTTTGATTTTGCGTGCGGAAATACTTGTTGCCATACAATGCAATCTCGGCAGTCGAAGGTCAACTCTGCGAGCGTGGCGGAGAGCCCAGATGGATCGACTCAACTGGGAGATGTCTCAGGCGGCTGAGGATCAATAAACTCCTGAATCTGGTGAATCATCTGCCGGCAGGCGGACGACAGGATTTGCAGG is a window of Planctopirus limnophila DSM 3776 DNA encoding:
- the cmk gene encoding (d)CMP kinase; translated protein: MSGGHVVITIDGPAGTGKSTAARKLAQLLGFSFLDTGAMYRAIAWGCLQQGMDLTRHDLVTNFARQADLQIEDQTIRLNGQDVTQAIRLPQVTLVASQVAAIEGVREQMVALQRRAAEGQNIVTEGRDQGTIVFPEAPCKFFLTASPLERAKRREAQLRSSGQTVPLEEILEQQQLRDERDENRTIAPLRPAIDATIVDTTSTSLEEVIDYLQRVVITKISSPRTTA
- a CDS encoding M24 family metallopeptidase, encoding MFSLSDVQAAIREQGVDGWLLYDFRKSNVLAERVLGLDKKTSRRWAYFIPKEGTPRKLVHRIETGVLDALPGDKRIYLKWSEFEEGMAALVAGSKKIAMEYAPRNGNPYISRVDGGTIELIRSFGVEVVSSGDLIQLFESVWDDEQIAMHLEASKVTDAAYVVAWKTIANDINSQGHSDELRVQRAILDHFEAHGVTTYSPPIVGVNAHSGDPHFETGSLPDTIIREGDFVLVDLWGKLDKPRAVYSDLTRTGYVGTSVPEKYTKVFHVVAAARDAAIQYVVDAFAAGRRVEGYEVDDACREVIEKAGYGPYYVHRTGHNIGQEVHGNGAHIDNLETHETRALIPRTCFSIEPGIYLEEFGVRSEVDVLIHPNGRVEVTGGALQTEIVPILAQ